TTTTGCTTTTCTTTTTCAAAATTTAATTCATTTAGAAAATCCAATTAAATCACCAAGAGTTAAAAGTTCTCAGTGATTTTTATATGAAGATGTAGATTCAACCAAATATTTATTACAATACGAAGAAGAGATACCATCTCAACAATTTAGAAAATATATTGCGAATATTTCTGAAATAAAGGATTTGAACGAAGAATAGTTAAATATAAATAATTCAAATATTCCTATACATAATTGTTGGGAATGTATGGTCTTTAGACCTGCAGATAGATTTTTTTCAACTGTAAATAAACTAAGAGAGGCTAAGATTTATGCTAACAACTAAAGAATGTATGACTTTATTAGAAAAACATGGTATAACTGGTCATGTACTTAGACATATTCTAAGAGTTAATCAAGTCGCTGTTTTTCTTGGATTGCGATTGAAAGAACAAGGAGAACATATTAATATCGATATATTGAATGCTGCAAGTTTATTACACGATATTGGTAAGAAGAGAGGAGATGATTTAAAAATTAATCATGTTCCTGCAGGAGTTATGATTTTAGAAGAAGAAGGTTATCCTGAACTAGCTGAAATAATAAGCAAACATTCAATAAATGCAATAGTCGAAGAAAATATAATTCCAACCACATGGGAAGAAAAAATAGTTTATTATGCAGATAGGCGTGCTAAAGAAGACGAGCTAGTCAGTATCGAAGAAAGGATTAGTGATTTAAGAAAAAGATACCCTGATATAGAAAGATTTATTGAAACTGCAGAACCAAAAATACAAGCCTTAGAAAATGAAATATTCAACATAATCAAAATCGATAAAGAATTAATCGAGTTGAAAAATCAACCTCTTTAATTTTTCTTGTAATATTTCAATAATTCTTCATAATATTTTTTATTTCTCTCTGCATTTTCATTATTAACTTTGGCACTTATTTCTAAAAAATGTAAATAATCTCTTTTATTTTCTTTTCCTTTTTTTGTATGCATGTCTAATGCATACTCAGGAATAACTAACATCATCCCGTCTTTCCTCTTTAAGCTAAGATAATCATATATTTCACTCACAAATCTATCTTTTTTAGCTTCGCAAAGAATCTTTATCGCTTTAATTGCTTGCATATGTCTATCCCACACCTTACTTGATTTTAATTCATAAAAAACATTTTTTAAAGCATTCACTTGACAAATTGCTTGATTATCTGATATGTCTTCAACAACAATAACACTTACTCTTTCCCAAAACTTATCTATAAAGACATCTCCTGATTCTAAAAGTTCTAAACCGAAAAAGCACGCATTTTCAATATTTCCTCTTCTGATTTCTTTTTGAAGCGCAGATATTACTTCATCAGCAGAATATCCTGAAATTGTTTTAAGATCTGCAAAGCGTTTTGTTAAAGACATATAACAAAGAATATTACCAAGTTTATATAAATTCCTTTTTAATCAGCAATCGAAATCGCACACAAACATATGTTCTTGAAGATGGAAAAATAGCACTTACAGGCGGAAAAGAAATTATAAAAAACTTAAACCAAAAACAGAAGAAAAATAAGAAGAATTCGTAGGCTATGTTAAAGAGCTTAGAGGCGATTTAAAAAAAGAATTAGCAAGATTCGACGAAGTTCAAGAAGAAGCCCTGAATACTGGGCACGACTCCGTAAAGATTCCTTCTTTCGTAGGCGTCATCAAGATGTATTCTCCTTCAAAAAAAGACCCTAAAGTATTAGTAGAAAAACGAGCCATTTTAACGGAGGATATGAGCGCAAATAAAAAATACGAACTAACCACTAATTCAGGAGATGAAACCGCGAAGATGTGGCACTCAGAGAATGGAAAAAAAAGATTTGTAGGAACTTGCTTCATAGACCCAGGCAATACAAACCAAGATGTTACTCGCGCAAACAAATATTTACAAAACTCACTAGGCATAACTAATCTATATCATAGTAAGCAATAAAATCAAAAATTTTATTTAATAAACAATTTCTTTGTTAAAAATGATCGAAAACAAATTAATCGAAGTTCTTAGAATAATAGTTGAACGATTAGAACAACAAAAATTTAAGTGGGTCCTAGTTGGAAGCGCTAGTTTAGCATTACAAAACGTTAAGATTAAACCCGGCGACGTAGATATTCTAACTGATGGCGATGACGCACTTAAAATGAACGAGATATTTAAAGATTTTAAAGTTAGAGACGTCGAGTTCAAAACATCAGAAATATTTGAGTCTTACTTCGGCGAATTCAATATTAACGGAGTTAAAGTTGAAATAATGGGTGATTTAAAAGAAAAGATCGACGGGGAATGGACGAGCCTTAAAGACAGACTAAAAAGAACTGAGTACGTAGAAGTTGATTCTTTTAAAGTTCCTGTATCTCCATTATCTGAGCAACTTGTTTCTTATGAAAAGCTCGGACGAGAAAAAGATAAAGTTAAAGTAGAATTGATAAGAGAAGCGTTAAACAATAAATCTTAATTTTTTAGTTGGTCCGAAAAGCTTATAAACTTTTTAATGATTATTTGAAGAATGAGTTTGTTGAGTTTTTTTAGTAAAAACAAAATTAGTGAGTGGAAAGACTTAAAAAGCACCACTAAAGAAGCCCTAAGCATTTATGAAAAATATTTTCTTAATTTTCTAGAAAGAGTTGAACTTTCTCAAGCGGTTTTTTTGAAAAGCGAAGAATTCATTAGAAAAGGTATTGATCTTTCTGTGCCTGAAGAATACGATACTTCAGGAACTAATAAAGCCGTTGTGAAAGAATATTCTGATTTTGTGAGTTCTAATCTTAATAAGATTAAAGCTTTGTTAAATAAAGAAATTAAGATTGATGATGTCGAAAAGTCTGATTTGGAAAAAATAAATTTTAGTTTAAAAAAAACTTTGTCATTTTCAGATGATTTTTTTCATGAATTTAAGAAAGATCAAGATTATTTAACTATATTAAATAATGTTATGCTTAATTTGTCCGAACAAATAAATTTAGTGGAAGATATAACTAATAGTTTTCTTGGCGAAGATATGTTTAATGTTGTATTGTCAGATAAAGACTTAATGAACGAGTTTAAACAATGTTTGAAGAA
This DNA window, taken from Candidatus Woesearchaeota archaeon, encodes the following:
- a CDS encoding HD domain-containing protein, encoding MTLLEKHGITGHVLRHILRVNQVAVFLGLRLKEQGEHINIDILNAASLLHDIGKKRGDDLKINHVPAGVMILEEEGYPELAEIISKHSINAIVEENIIPTTWEEKIVYYADRRAKEDELVSIEERISDLRKRYPDIERFIETAEPKIQALENEIFNIIKIDKELIELKNQPL